One segment of Hippopotamus amphibius kiboko isolate mHipAmp2 chromosome 4, mHipAmp2.hap2, whole genome shotgun sequence DNA contains the following:
- the HILPDA gene encoding LOW QUALITY PROTEIN: hypoxia-inducible lipid droplet-associated protein (The sequence of the model RefSeq protein was modified relative to this genomic sequence to represent the inferred CDS: inserted 1 base in 1 codon) — MKHMLNLYLLGVALTLLSIFVRLMEALGGLLESPSPGSSWTTRGQLANTEPXKGLPDHPSRGV; from the exons ATGAAGCACATGTTGAACCTCTATCTCTTAGGTGTGGCGCTGACTCTGCTCTCCATCTTTGTTAGACTGATGGAGGCCCTGGGGGGCTTACTGGAGAGCCCATCTCCTGGGAGCTCCTGGACTACCAGAGGTCAACTAGCCAACACAGAGC CCAAGGGCCTTCCAGACCATCCATCCAGAGGGGTGTGA
- the GARIN1A gene encoding Golgi-associated RAB2 interactor protein 1A, whose amino-acid sequence MSKIKGLPPEVKEPGPGVELGVEDGLLCQLVHSPEFNLFSDSVVFESNFIQVTKPGNWMDVCEGSTTVILGVTSSVPSLPLPNVLLMANVTWPQGQFSTWSTPGSAPVITLSRILPLKYVELRICDRLQRILRVRTVTEKIYYLRLHEKHPEAVFQFWIRLVKILQRGLSITTKDRRIQFSHCLVPKVPCGSTETSESSLPSSCQSSKSSVLLAAEQTSDHFSNLSGRSQLTADRNTDTAIEIGNFNCYDKTPSPVASPVNSNIPMRATLSHSLWEQENPDEYFL is encoded by the exons ATGAGTAAAATTAAGGGCCTCCCACCTGAGGTCAAGGAACCAGGCCCTGGAGTGGAACTTGGGGTGGAAGATGGCCTCCTTTGTCAACTGGTTCATTCTCCAGAATTCAACCTGTTCTCCGACTCAGTGGTGTTTGAAAGCAACTTTATCCAG GTCACTAAGCCCGGGAACTGGATGGATGTCTGTGAAGGGTCTACCACTGTGATCCTCGGGGTGACCTCCTCGGTGCCCTCCTTGCCACTCCCCAACGTCCTCCTGATGGCCAATGTCACCTGGCCCCAGGGTCAGTTTTCCACCTGGAGTACACCTGGTAGTGCCCCAGTCATCACCCTCAGCAG GATTCTCCCCCTGAAGTACGTGGAGCTACGAATCTGTGACCGACTCCAACGCATCCTGAGGGTTAGGACAGTGACTGAAAAGATCTACTACCTGAGGCTCCACGAAAAACACCCAGAGGCTGTGTTTCAATTCTGGATCCGACTGGTGAAAATCCTGCAGAGAGGTCTGTCCATCACCACGAAAGACCGGAGAATCCAATTCTCTCACTGCCTGGTGCCCAAGGTGCCCTGCGGCTCCACCGAAACA TCTGAAAGCAGCCTCCCATCATCCTGCCAGTCCAGCAAAAGCTCTGTGCTGTTGGCAGCTGAGCAGACCAGTGACCATTTCTCGAATCTCTCAGGAAGGTCCCAGCTCACAGCAGACAG AAACACCGACACTGCCATTGAAATAGGCAATTTCAACTGCTACGACAAGACACCCTCGCCAGTGGCATCCCCGGTCAATTCGAATATACCCATGAGAGCCACCTTGAGCCACAGCCTCTGGGAACAAGAGAATCCAGATGAATACTTCCTGTAG